One window from the genome of Streptomyces sp. NBC_00708 encodes:
- a CDS encoding HAD-IA family hydrolase produces the protein MNGSDGKRPPHAVVLDTDGVLLDSAGTHAAAWKTAFDPCLAEHASDGAGTGAPFDADTEYRRFVDGRPRYDGAEALLTARGIHLPPGHPGDPPGSGTVWAVAARKEAAFRKALDTGAVVAFADAGSALAAWRTRRVPCAAVSASRHARTLLAATGLDTFLAAVVDGEDAARLALPGKPDPALFLEAAGRLGTRPAGTAVVEDALAGVRAGRRGGFARVVGVDRSPDGHASAALRREGADLVVPDLSALVRNVWGGRP, from the coding sequence ATGAACGGGTCCGACGGGAAACGGCCGCCACATGCGGTCGTGCTGGACACCGACGGCGTGCTCCTCGACTCCGCCGGTACGCACGCGGCCGCGTGGAAGACCGCGTTCGACCCCTGCCTCGCCGAACACGCCTCCGACGGGGCGGGGACGGGCGCGCCCTTCGACGCGGACACCGAGTACCGCCGCTTCGTGGACGGCAGACCGCGTTACGACGGAGCCGAGGCACTGCTGACAGCCCGGGGCATCCACCTCCCGCCGGGTCACCCCGGCGACCCTCCCGGCAGCGGCACCGTCTGGGCCGTCGCCGCCCGCAAGGAAGCCGCGTTCCGGAAGGCACTGGACACCGGCGCCGTCGTCGCGTTCGCCGACGCCGGGAGCGCGCTCGCCGCATGGCGCACCCGCCGCGTCCCGTGCGCCGCCGTCTCCGCGTCCCGCCACGCCCGGACGCTGCTCGCGGCCACCGGACTGGACACCTTCCTGGCGGCCGTCGTGGACGGCGAGGACGCGGCCCGCCTCGCGCTCCCGGGAAAGCCGGACCCGGCGCTCTTCCTGGAGGCGGCCGGCCGCCTCGGCACCCGCCCCGCCGGCACGGCCGTGGTGGAGGACGCGCTCGCCGGCGTACGAGCAGGCCGCCGAGGGGGCTTCGCACGCGTCGTCGGCGTCGACCGCAGCCCGGACGGGCACGCTTCGGCCGCCCTGCGTCGGGAGGGCGCCGACCTGGTGGTCCCCGACCTTTCGGCACTGGTACGGAACGTCTGGGGCGGGCGGCCATGA
- a CDS encoding zinc-dependent alcohol dehydrogenase family protein, with translation MKAAVFQGPGSIAWQDVPDPGIEDAGDVIVRVDVVTICGTDLHILKGDVPEVTPGRVLGHEAVGTVVEAGRDVRTVRPGDRVLVSCITACGRCRFCREGRYGQCRGGGGWILGHTVDGTQAEYVRVPFADLSVHPLPSAIDSSDAVLLADIFPTSYEVGVINGRVRPADTVVVVGAGPIGLAAIATARLYSPGRIIAVDLAETRLTAARDLGADATATADEEPEQLVADLTDGLGADVVMEAVGVPRAFETCTRMVRPGGHVANIGVHGTPVTLHLEDLWIKDITLTTGLVDTSSTPMLLHMLAAGRLPASDLVTHRFELGQMEEAYDVFGRAADTGALKVVLGGPQHATVEVPASPAAA, from the coding sequence ATGAAGGCCGCCGTCTTTCAGGGGCCGGGCAGCATTGCCTGGCAGGACGTGCCCGATCCGGGCATCGAGGACGCGGGCGACGTGATCGTGCGGGTGGACGTCGTCACGATCTGCGGAACCGATCTGCACATCCTCAAGGGGGACGTACCGGAGGTGACCCCGGGCCGGGTGCTGGGCCACGAAGCGGTCGGGACCGTCGTCGAGGCCGGCCGGGACGTCCGTACGGTGCGGCCGGGCGACCGCGTCCTGGTCTCGTGCATCACCGCCTGCGGCCGCTGCCGCTTCTGCCGTGAGGGCCGGTACGGCCAATGCCGCGGCGGAGGCGGCTGGATCCTCGGACACACCGTCGACGGAACACAGGCGGAGTACGTCAGGGTGCCGTTCGCCGATCTGTCGGTGCACCCGCTGCCGAGCGCCATCGACAGCTCGGACGCCGTCCTGCTCGCCGACATCTTCCCCACGTCGTACGAGGTGGGCGTGATCAACGGGCGGGTCCGGCCCGCCGACACGGTCGTCGTGGTCGGCGCGGGCCCCATCGGCCTCGCCGCGATCGCCACCGCGCGCCTCTACAGCCCCGGCCGGATCATCGCCGTGGACCTCGCCGAAACGCGCCTGACCGCCGCCCGCGACCTCGGCGCCGACGCCACCGCGACCGCCGACGAGGAGCCGGAACAACTCGTCGCCGACCTGACGGACGGCCTCGGCGCCGACGTCGTCATGGAGGCGGTCGGCGTTCCCCGGGCGTTCGAGACATGCACCCGGATGGTCCGCCCCGGCGGCCACGTCGCCAACATCGGCGTCCACGGCACACCGGTCACCCTCCACCTCGAAGACCTGTGGATCAAGGACATCACCCTCACCACCGGCCTTGTGGACACCTCGTCCACCCCCATGCTGCTGCACATGCTGGCGGCCGGCCGGCTGCCCGCATCGGACCTGGTCACGCACCGTTTCGAACTCGGGCAGATGGAGGAGGCCTACGACGTGTTCGGCCGCGCGGCCGACACCGGGGCCCTCAAGGTCGTGCTCGGCGGTCCGCAGCACGCGACGGTGGAGGTTCCCGCCTCTCCGGCCGCCGCATGA
- a CDS encoding universal stress protein — MNAVVVGIDPRKPSVPALLWAADEAARRGLGLRLVAAVPLLGGPHGAGDAFHQHRTLRERAESALASTEDFVRELHEDLSPVTELVDGAPVAVLGERAAHAALVVVGSRRPSRPAEVLRDGSVALPLMARADCPVVVVREPEHTQVYPRTIVVGVDGPHSGEAAVAFAVHEAMLRRARLRALWVRPRPAPGSADDDLAECRRLLAGRAAEWAEHHPGLDVVAEVVGGQPVQQLALVSQSALALIVEGGGAAGAWGGSTVRGLLHHAGCPVITVPAPER; from the coding sequence ATGAACGCCGTAGTGGTCGGCATCGACCCCCGCAAGCCGTCGGTCCCGGCTCTGCTCTGGGCCGCCGACGAAGCCGCACGCCGTGGCCTCGGACTGCGCCTGGTGGCGGCCGTCCCGCTGCTGGGCGGCCCGCACGGCGCGGGTGACGCCTTCCACCAGCACAGAACCCTGCGCGAGCGTGCCGAATCGGCTCTCGCCAGTACCGAGGACTTCGTACGAGAACTGCACGAGGACCTGTCACCGGTGACGGAGCTGGTCGACGGAGCACCGGTGGCCGTGCTGGGCGAGCGGGCCGCGCACGCCGCGCTCGTCGTCGTCGGCTCGCGTCGCCCGAGCCGGCCCGCGGAGGTTCTGAGGGACGGCTCGGTCGCGCTGCCGCTCATGGCCCGCGCCGACTGTCCGGTCGTCGTCGTGCGGGAGCCCGAGCACACCCAGGTGTACCCCCGGACGATCGTCGTCGGGGTGGACGGCCCCCACTCCGGCGAGGCGGCCGTCGCGTTCGCCGTCCACGAGGCGATGCTCCGGCGGGCACGGCTCCGCGCCCTCTGGGTCCGGCCCCGGCCCGCGCCCGGTTCCGCCGACGACGATCTCGCGGAGTGCCGGCGGCTGCTCGCCGGCCGCGCGGCGGAGTGGGCCGAGCACCACCCGGGACTGGACGTCGTCGCGGAGGTCGTCGGCGGGCAGCCCGTCCAGCAGCTCGCGCTCGTCTCCCAGTCGGCCCTCGCCCTGATCGTCGAAGGCGGCGGCGCGGCGGGCGCGTGGGGCGGTTCGACGGTCCGCGGGCTGCTGCACCACGCGGGGTGCCCGGTCATCACCGTACCGGCGCCGGAACGCTGA